A region of Elusimicrobiota bacterium DNA encodes the following proteins:
- a CDS encoding DUF4870 domain-containing protein, with protein sequence MDPNLPEVRIQDDFHLWALFCHLSIFLSIVIPLANYIVPLVLWLLKRKESPLVDHHGKESINFQISMLIYGMGILVFLAFSILPWIFLKSKMTLALAGLLSLPVLASITAGLVLILAGIILPIVAGIKAFHREDYRYPAILRFVK encoded by the coding sequence ATGGACCCGAACCTTCCTGAAGTTCGAATTCAAGATGATTTTCACCTCTGGGCGCTTTTTTGCCACCTGAGCATCTTTCTGTCCATCGTCATCCCCTTGGCCAATTACATTGTTCCGTTGGTCCTCTGGCTTTTGAAACGGAAAGAGTCTCCCTTGGTGGACCACCACGGAAAGGAATCCATCAATTTCCAGATTTCCATGCTGATCTACGGCATGGGAATCCTGGTTTTTCTCGCTTTCAGCATTCTGCCGTGGATATTCCTGAAATCAAAAATGACTCTGGCCCTGGCGGGGCTTCTTTCTTTGCCGGTCCTGGCGAGCATCACGGCGGGACTGGTTTTGATTTTAGCGGGCATCATTCTTCCCATCGTCGCCGGAATCAAGGCGTTTCATCGGGAAGATTACCGTTACCCGGCTATTTTGCGGTTCGTTAAATGA
- the pyrE gene encoding orotate phosphoribosyltransferase: MRSLPSRVYSLCNLKGSFKLRSGQVSNEYFDKYLFESQPEVLREIAEGLRSRIPPGTEVLAGLEMGGIPVATALSLASGLPVVFVRKKAKDYGTCKVAEGADVTGRKVLVIEDVVTMGGAVIEGVRALRERGAAIDTVLCVIDRESGGAETLKNSGLTLKPLFTATELRKAAGE; the protein is encoded by the coding sequence ATGAGGAGCCTTCCCTCGCGCGTGTACTCGCTCTGCAATTTGAAGGGGTCTTTCAAACTCAGGAGCGGACAGGTTTCCAACGAATATTTCGACAAGTATCTTTTTGAATCCCAGCCGGAGGTCTTGCGGGAAATCGCCGAGGGGCTCCGGTCTCGGATCCCTCCGGGGACCGAGGTCTTGGCGGGCTTGGAGATGGGCGGGATTCCGGTGGCGACCGCGCTGTCCCTGGCGTCCGGTTTGCCGGTGGTGTTCGTGCGGAAAAAAGCCAAGGACTATGGGACCTGCAAGGTGGCCGAGGGGGCGGACGTGACGGGGCGGAAGGTTCTGGTCATTGAGGACGTGGTCACCATGGGCGGAGCGGTCATCGAGGGTGTTCGGGCCCTGCGGGAGCGTGGGGCCGCCATCGACACGGTGCTGTGCGTGATCGACCGGGAATCCGGCGGCGCGGAAACTTTGAAAAATTCGGGACTCACCTTAAAGCCCCTCTTCACGGCGACGGAACTGCGAAAGGCGGCGGGAGAATAA
- the pyrF gene encoding orotidine-5'-phosphate decarboxylase, with protein sequence MKSRELIVALDLEGEEARGLVRRLGPAVDFYKVPPAATLNDPRLIGWLLARKKRVFLDCKWFDIPTQVRRSVEAAGRLGVTAVTLHAGAGRAVMSAALSARPRPLVWGVTVLTSFGSEDLREVGLRVLPSVQVLRLARLAQRAGLDGLVCSPQEVASLRRAGIRLPLVTPGIQFGGLVGADQKRTATPEKAWGAGANHLVVGRSILEAPDPAQVAREILELGRRGSRKAKG encoded by the coding sequence GGTCCCGCGGTGGATTTTTATAAGGTTCCCCCGGCGGCGACGCTGAACGATCCGCGGTTGATCGGCTGGCTTCTGGCCCGAAAAAAACGGGTGTTTCTCGACTGCAAGTGGTTCGATATCCCCACCCAGGTCCGCCGTTCCGTGGAGGCGGCGGGGCGGTTGGGCGTGACGGCGGTCACCCTTCACGCCGGGGCGGGAAGGGCCGTGATGTCGGCCGCCTTGTCCGCGCGGCCGCGGCCCCTGGTGTGGGGCGTCACGGTCTTGACGAGTTTCGGGTCGGAAGATTTGAGGGAGGTGGGCCTTCGGGTCCTTCCCTCCGTTCAGGTTCTTCGGTTGGCCCGTTTGGCCCAGCGCGCGGGGCTGGACGGGTTGGTCTGTTCTCCTCAAGAGGTGGCTTCGCTCCGAAGGGCGGGGATCCGCCTGCCGCTCGTCACTCCGGGCATTCAATTCGGGGGGCTCGTGGGCGCGGACCAAAAACGCACGGCCACTCCGGAGAAGGCCTGGGGGGCCGGGGCCAACCACCTGGTGGTGGGGCGAAGCATTTTGGAGGCGCCGGATCCCGCCCAGGTGGCTCGGGAAATCCTAGAATTAGGCCGCCGCGGTTCACGAAAAGCGAAAGGATGA